Below is a genomic region from Henckelia pumila isolate YLH828 chromosome 3, ASM3356847v2, whole genome shotgun sequence.
GTTTATCCATGCATGCAATATTCGGTCCCAACTCCAAAGAAAGACATATTGTTAGCAAGATTTATTATCAATATTTAATAATCATGATATTTAAGTGTACCGCttacaaattattattttttgctcAAAGATTAAATATCAATGTTGTGTTGGGTACATTTTTATGGGCTCACCactcgcatgcatttattttatgatttatttaatttaaatatatgcATGGACTATTAATTAATTGtgagttttatgtttttttttgttttagcaTCTTCTATATCTGCCAATCTGAACAATATTCCAGTACTTAATGGTTCAAATTTCAAGAAATGGAAAGAGCACGTAATGATAGTGCTTGGATGCATGGATTTGGACTATGCGCTAAGGGAAGATCGCCCCGTACCTTTGACTAAGGAAAGTCTTGCTTATCAAAGGGGTTCTTTTGAAAAGTGGGAGCGATCAAATCGCATGAGTCTAATGATCATGAAACACTCCATTTCGGATACTATAAGGGGTCTGATTCCTGAGGAAACTGAtgccaaaaagttccttgatcAAATAGCAGATCGATTCACTGCAAACGAAAAGGTCGAGACAAGCATTATTTTGACTAAGCTTGTCTCAATGCGGTATAACGAGAAAGGAAACATTAGAGAGTACATCATGGAAATGTCTAATCTTGTTACGCGACTAAAGGCATTCAAGTTGGAGTTTTCGGAAGCCATACTTGTGCATTTAGTCTTGATCTCTCTGCCTGCgcaatttaatcaattaaaaatgAGTTATAATACCCAGAAGGAAATATGGACTTTTAATGAGCTTATTGCGCAGTGCGTTCAGGAAGAGGGGAGATTGAAACAAGATATTATTGAAAGTGCTCACTTGGCATCTAACTATCAAATTAATGACACTAATAAGAAAAGGAAATGGATCAATAAAGACATGAAGAATTCAAGTCATGGGACTTCACAGCAAATGGAGCAACAGAAACAAGATAAAGTTATCACTTGCTTCTTTTGCAAAAAGACCGATGGacatgtgaagaagaattgtcCCAAATATTTCAATTGGCGCATAAAGAAAGACTTGCCTAAAGATCCAGTTGTCAATTGATGGTGAAAGATACATCTATATGAGACAATGACATTATAGCCTATTATGCATGCTACTACTATTTTCTTTTACGCTTTATCCAATaactttatttataatttttatgtcaTCCTTTAGAGGTTTTTGGTTTCATGTTTGgacaaatcaagttttctttggtaatgaatattttaaattttgtctaAAATTCAAATATATTGGTATTGGTtcctcaatttttttaaaaaatgggcTTGCCAATTTTATTGAGGTTGTTGACTTTAGTGGGAGAGTGCATTTGGGAAAGTCAAGATTACGGACAAATATATTGATGTTTATATTGTTGCACTTGATTGTTATATATTTCTCATGTTCACTGGTAGTGTTTATGCATGCATAAATTTATACATGTTTGAATATTGTGTATATTATTGAAATGTTGGGTAGATATTTAAGAAACCCGATGTTGGATTATTAATTGGGTTATGCGGTATTTAAGTTGaactaaatataatataatttttttttttgttgtgaaGGAAATAATTCAGAGTGATTGTGTGTCAACTGAGCAAAATTTTCAAACTCCGTAATTGCGGATGCATTTGTTATTGGGTTGGCTACCCAAGATGTTTTATGGGGCATGTGACATACATTGGTGTTGTCCATATATATGATATGTCTGTCCAATGGGAGTTTGTATTCGGTTTGAGCATTGACTCATTTGACATGATTTAAGTTTCTGTACAAACTAAAGTTTATTTGAATTATCCTGAAATAAAGTGATGACTTTCATTGCGGTTTAGCATCTggttgaaagtttgatttttgactCTTTGAGTTATTAAGAGGACCAATTGAAAATACATGTATGTTTTTCGTTCACATTTATGTATTTCCATGCTACATATCCATACTTGATCTATGTTATTGTTTATGCCTTTATTGTGATCACTGCTGGGTATAGTGATTTATAAAAGTAGCGAAAGCCTATTTGGTTCTATATTGACATAATCAATATACCAGATTGTTAAAGAATATTTTGGTTTAGATAGCACGAGCTCAATCTAGTATTTTGCATGTACAATATCCGGATAACTTATGTGGCCCAAGTGAGAGATTGTTGGAACTATTTTGTGGGCTcacataattaaattaattgtaCATGGACATGCTATCTAATAAAGGGCCCAATAAGGTGATCTAATTAATTATGGgtttccaaaatattaaataagttGGTATGGTCCACCTTATGTGTA
It encodes:
- the LOC140893266 gene encoding uncharacterized protein, translated to MDSASSISANLNNIPVLNGSNFKKWKEHVMIVLGCMDLDYALREDRPVPLTKESLAYQRGSFEKWERSNRMSLMIMKHSISDTIRGLIPEETDAKKFLDQIADRFTANEKVETSIILTKLVSMRYNEKGNIREYIMEMSNLVTRLKAFKLEFSEAILVHLVLISLPAQFNQLKMSYNTQKEIWTFNELIAQCVQEEGRLKQDIIESAHLASNYQINDTNKKRKWINKDMKNSSHGTSQQMEQQKQDKVITCFFCKKTDGHVKKNCPKYFNWRIKKDLPKDPVVN